The following coding sequences lie in one Parafrankia discariae genomic window:
- a CDS encoding N-acyl-D-amino-acid deacylase family protein: MHDIVIYGGEVVDGSGSAPRRADVAIDGERVTAVGAVSEPGRRRIDARGRLVTPGFVDIHTHLDAQLFWDPVASPSSWHGVTSVVLGNCGVTFAPVRPGEQRYLAEMMESVEDIPADTIMDGVDWSWESYGDYLKALGRRRLGVNVGGMIGHCALRYYVMGPRGLDEAPATDEDIAKMAAVVGEAIDGGALGFSTSRSFMHTVPDGRAVPGTYALQAELAAIAGALASRGRGTIEVVPRIGERDGPERQNSVAELAWMEEVSRASGRPLTFAIMQSDRRPGLWSWVMDEVSAARGRGADLRPQTAARGSGILYGLVGRTPYDALPGWGKFMARPWAERLAALRDAEVRRALVEEAENPVELSGPLAPKDPAKLYLLPPGPARYDVDPGNSLAAEAARRGGSPAAAFLDFTLATDGRGLLYYPVLNQDLAAVAAMITNPDVVVGVGDAGAHVALTMDAGQPTFLLRHWVRERGLLDVGTAVRKLSAEGAELFGIADRGVLRPGAFADVNVIDLDRLDLDAPEMLADLPHGANRFVQRARGYDYTLVNGRVLIEGDELTEERPGRIVTA, encoded by the coding sequence GCGCGGTGAGCGAGCCCGGCCGCCGCCGGATCGACGCCCGCGGGCGCCTGGTGACCCCGGGCTTCGTCGACATCCACACCCACCTCGACGCCCAGCTGTTCTGGGACCCGGTGGCCAGCCCGTCCTCGTGGCACGGCGTGACCAGCGTCGTCCTGGGCAACTGCGGCGTCACGTTCGCGCCGGTGCGGCCGGGTGAGCAGCGCTACCTCGCCGAGATGATGGAGTCCGTCGAGGACATCCCGGCTGACACGATCATGGACGGGGTCGACTGGAGCTGGGAGAGCTACGGCGACTACCTGAAGGCGCTCGGCCGCCGGCGGCTCGGCGTCAACGTCGGCGGCATGATCGGCCACTGCGCGCTGCGCTACTACGTCATGGGCCCGCGCGGCCTGGACGAGGCCCCCGCGACCGACGAGGACATCGCGAAGATGGCGGCGGTCGTCGGCGAGGCGATCGACGGCGGCGCGCTCGGCTTCTCGACCTCGCGCAGCTTCATGCACACCGTGCCGGACGGCCGCGCCGTGCCGGGCACGTACGCCCTGCAGGCGGAGCTCGCCGCGATCGCCGGGGCGCTCGCCTCGCGCGGGCGCGGCACGATCGAGGTCGTCCCCCGCATCGGCGAGCGCGACGGACCGGAGCGGCAGAACTCCGTCGCCGAGCTGGCCTGGATGGAGGAGGTGAGCCGCGCCTCGGGGCGCCCGCTCACTTTCGCGATCATGCAGAGTGACCGCCGGCCCGGCCTGTGGTCGTGGGTGATGGACGAGGTGTCCGCCGCCCGTGGCCGCGGCGCCGACCTGCGCCCGCAGACCGCGGCCCGCGGCAGCGGCATCCTCTACGGGCTCGTCGGCCGCACGCCGTACGACGCGCTGCCGGGCTGGGGGAAGTTCATGGCGCGGCCGTGGGCGGAGCGGCTCGCGGCGCTGCGCGACGCCGAGGTGCGCCGCGCGCTGGTCGAGGAGGCGGAGAACCCGGTCGAGCTGTCCGGCCCGCTGGCACCGAAGGACCCGGCGAAGCTGTACCTGCTCCCGCCCGGCCCGGCGCGTTACGACGTCGACCCGGGCAACAGCCTCGCGGCCGAGGCGGCGCGGCGCGGGGGCAGCCCGGCGGCGGCGTTCCTCGACTTCACCCTGGCGACCGACGGCCGCGGGCTGCTCTACTACCCGGTGCTCAACCAGGACCTCGCCGCCGTGGCCGCGATGATCACGAATCCGGACGTCGTCGTCGGCGTCGGGGACGCGGGCGCGCACGTGGCCCTCACCATGGACGCGGGGCAGCCCACCTTCCTGCTGCGGCACTGGGTGCGGGAGCGGGGCCTGCTCGACGTCGGCACGGCGGTGCGCAAGCTGAGCGCCGAGGGCGCCGAGCTGTTCGGGATCGCCGACCGGGGCGTCCTGCGGCCCGGCGCGTTCGCCGACGTCAACGTGATCGATCTTGATCGGCTCGACCTGGACGCCCCCGAGATGCTCGCGGACCTCCCGCACGGGGCGAACCGGTTCGTGCAGCGTGCGCGGGGTTACGACTACACCCTCGTCAACGGCCGTGTCCTGATCGAGGGGGATGAGTTGACCGAGGAGCGTCCGGGACGGATCGTGACCGCATGA
- a CDS encoding SDR family NAD(P)-dependent oxidoreductase: MTAVPDQFGLFDLFALKDRVAVVTGASSGLGAGIARALATAGARVAVVARRRDRLLALAEELGGLAVGADLLDPEQVDAVVPQVAAELGGPEILVNAAGARLSEERAESEPIDAINRTLALNLVAPLRLSQAVFPHMKAAGRGSVVNISSISGIVGIPGIPQASYAASKAGLSGLTAELAVQWARHEIRVNTIAPGFFRSEITDSLYDTERGQNWLRRNTPLPGDGRVEDFLGAVLWLVSDAGRYVTGQTIAVDGGWTAR; this comes from the coding sequence ATGACAGCGGTTCCCGACCAGTTCGGGTTGTTCGACCTGTTCGCCCTCAAGGACCGGGTCGCGGTGGTGACCGGCGCGTCGTCCGGCCTCGGCGCGGGCATCGCGCGAGCACTGGCCACGGCCGGTGCCCGGGTGGCCGTGGTGGCCCGCCGCCGCGACCGGCTCCTCGCGCTCGCCGAGGAGCTGGGCGGCCTGGCCGTCGGCGCCGACCTGCTCGACCCGGAGCAGGTCGACGCGGTGGTGCCGCAGGTCGCCGCCGAGCTCGGCGGGCCGGAGATCCTGGTGAACGCCGCCGGCGCCCGCCTCAGCGAGGAGCGCGCCGAGAGCGAGCCGATCGACGCCATCAACCGGACCCTGGCGCTGAACCTGGTGGCCCCGCTCCGGCTCAGCCAGGCGGTGTTCCCGCACATGAAGGCGGCCGGGCGCGGCTCGGTGGTCAACATCTCGTCGATCAGCGGCATCGTCGGCATCCCGGGCATCCCGCAGGCGTCGTACGCGGCGAGCAAGGCGGGGCTGTCCGGGCTCACCGCCGAGCTGGCCGTCCAGTGGGCCCGGCACGAGATCCGGGTCAACACCATCGCCCCGGGCTTCTTCCGCAGCGAGATCACCGACAGCCTCTACGACACCGAACGCGGCCAGAACTGGCTGCGGCGCAACACCCCGCTGCCCGGCGACGGCCGGGTCGAGGACTTCCTCGGCGCCGTCCTGTGGCTGGTCAGCGACGCGGGCCGGTACGTGACCGGCCAGACCATCGCGGTGGACGGCGGCTGGACGGCCCGCTGA
- a CDS encoding FadR/GntR family transcriptional regulator, whose translation MSISRRGRVSQVRIAETVAAALRARILAGDGTDGYQLPTQDQLVQEFGVSYPSVREAIRILETEGLVTVRRGKVGGAEVHRPDEASAAYHLGLALQAGRVTLGDLATGLQTLEPLCAAQCAAAPDRHERIVPVLRANVEATAGSVGTGSAFTQAAREFHELVVALTPNATIRHIVSSLVALWSAQEQAWAESAASRGAYPGEVEAEQVVRTHRRILTEIAAGHAPAAERITRAHLTASQAYLLDRFDDSVVTVTDARSRQTDAVPNPIWRV comes from the coding sequence GTGTCGATCAGTCGCCGCGGGCGTGTCTCGCAGGTCCGGATCGCCGAGACCGTGGCCGCGGCCCTGCGCGCGCGCATCCTCGCCGGCGACGGGACGGACGGCTACCAGCTCCCGACCCAGGACCAGCTCGTCCAGGAGTTCGGGGTGAGCTATCCGTCCGTGCGGGAGGCCATCCGGATCCTGGAGACCGAGGGCCTGGTCACCGTGCGGCGCGGCAAGGTCGGCGGCGCCGAGGTGCACCGCCCGGACGAGGCGTCCGCCGCCTACCATCTCGGGCTCGCGCTGCAGGCCGGCCGGGTCACCCTGGGCGACCTGGCCACCGGGCTGCAGACCCTCGAGCCGCTGTGCGCCGCGCAGTGCGCGGCGGCGCCGGACCGGCACGAGCGGATCGTCCCCGTGCTGCGGGCGAACGTCGAGGCCACCGCCGGGTCCGTGGGCACCGGCAGCGCGTTCACACAGGCCGCCCGCGAGTTCCACGAGCTCGTCGTCGCGCTCACCCCGAACGCCACGATCCGCCACATCGTCAGCAGCCTGGTGGCGCTGTGGTCCGCCCAGGAGCAGGCCTGGGCCGAGTCGGCCGCCAGCCGGGGGGCGTACCCCGGCGAGGTCGAGGCCGAGCAGGTCGTCCGCACGCACCGGCGGATCCTCACCGAGATCGCGGCCGGCCACGCGCCGGCGGCCGAGCGCATCACCCGCGCCCACCTCACCGCCTCACAGGCCTACCTCCTCGACAGGTTCGACGACAGCGTGGTCACCGTCACCGACGCGAGGTCCCGGCAGACGGACGCCGTCCCGAACCCCATCTGGCGCGTCTAG
- a CDS encoding acyl-CoA dehydrogenase family protein: protein MEYEMGEGVATLRQELRQLVREHVPPDFLGAFTADPADLEVAQAFCRTLAERELLCMAWPREFGGRESSPWEQMAVREEMWALHEPRGAQYMGVNWVGPTIMRHGTAEQQARHLPPISRGEVIWCQGFSEPEAGSDLASLRTTARRDGDGWRVTGQKVWTSYATMAQWCFLLARTSRGARRQQGLTVFLVPMSDPAIEVRPIASMIGPHHLNEVFFDELRVTEADVLGTVDEGWALVQEVLAFERVGIARYARVERLLQAAPVVLGDQWENLPGELRGRWARMLVHARRARLLAYRVVSLQASGRIRPDDSAAYRIAVTRLDQESAEVLMDIVAEASLPDEEGRRFRRAVADHRRYSVSATVASGSVEMQRILMARALLAAS from the coding sequence ATGGAGTACGAGATGGGCGAGGGCGTGGCGACGCTGCGCCAGGAGCTTCGTCAGCTGGTCCGCGAACACGTGCCACCCGACTTCCTCGGTGCCTTCACCGCCGACCCCGCTGACCTCGAGGTCGCCCAGGCGTTCTGTCGGACGCTCGCGGAGCGCGAACTGCTGTGCATGGCCTGGCCCCGCGAGTTCGGCGGGCGCGAGTCGTCCCCGTGGGAGCAGATGGCCGTCCGCGAGGAGATGTGGGCCCTGCACGAGCCGCGCGGCGCGCAGTACATGGGCGTCAACTGGGTCGGGCCGACGATCATGCGGCACGGCACGGCCGAGCAGCAGGCCCGCCACCTGCCCCCGATCTCCCGCGGCGAGGTGATCTGGTGCCAGGGCTTCAGCGAGCCCGAGGCGGGCTCCGACCTGGCCTCCCTGCGCACCACCGCCCGCCGCGACGGCGACGGCTGGCGCGTCACCGGCCAGAAGGTCTGGACGTCCTACGCCACCATGGCGCAGTGGTGCTTCCTGCTGGCCCGGACGTCCAGGGGCGCCCGCCGCCAGCAGGGCCTCACCGTCTTCCTGGTGCCGATGTCCGACCCGGCGATCGAGGTCCGGCCCATCGCCAGCATGATCGGCCCGCACCATCTCAACGAGGTGTTCTTCGACGAGCTGCGGGTGACCGAGGCGGACGTGCTCGGCACCGTGGACGAGGGCTGGGCGCTCGTCCAGGAGGTGCTGGCCTTCGAGCGGGTGGGCATCGCCCGCTACGCCCGGGTCGAGCGGCTGCTGCAGGCCGCGCCCGTCGTGCTCGGTGACCAGTGGGAGAACCTGCCGGGGGAGCTGCGCGGCCGGTGGGCCCGGATGCTCGTGCACGCCCGGCGGGCTCGGCTGCTCGCCTACCGCGTCGTGTCGCTGCAGGCCAGCGGCCGGATCCGGCCGGACGACTCGGCCGCCTACCGGATCGCGGTGACCCGGCTGGACCAGGAGAGCGCGGAGGTGCTCATGGACATCGTCGCCGAGGCGTCCCTGCCCGACGAGGAGGGCCGCCGGTTCCGCCGGGCGGTCGCCGACCATCGGCGCTACTCGGTGTCGGCCACCGTGGCCTCGGGCAGCGTGGAGATGCAGCGGATCCTGATGGCGCGCGCCCTGCTGGCGGCGTCATGA
- a CDS encoding acyl-CoA dehydrogenase family protein, which translates to MNTELSDEATEYGRTALRAFEAAGGDELVQAAEWEPEKRGGLIEPLLVEIGAWELDPRAGGDELEAAAALCRAAGWWALPYPLAERLCRPADGSTAGLVVAPGTGTGAGSGPTPAAAVAGLGPRWSTVTLDGRRGVATARPPAEGPRYGAFVAELELEPASAAEIAVETGTEAGTEAGAAATADGLADAALGLVLPVWTLLGMLDRALDLTRAHVLARQQFGQPLARFQGVQFQLTDAEVERVGVEELAKFALWSIQAGHGDAVEDALALRLAALEAADLVFRVTHQLHGAMGFCDETTLSWISRYSQPVRRHPLSLSATRDHLTRRIGRAGLSGPFAGSGSWSAARSGAGAGAGLGEEGQPR; encoded by the coding sequence ATGAACACCGAGCTGAGTGACGAGGCCACCGAGTACGGCCGGACGGCCCTGCGCGCCTTCGAGGCGGCCGGCGGCGACGAGCTCGTCCAGGCCGCCGAGTGGGAGCCGGAGAAGCGGGGCGGCCTGATCGAGCCGCTGCTGGTCGAGATCGGCGCCTGGGAGCTCGACCCGCGCGCCGGCGGCGACGAGCTGGAGGCCGCGGCCGCGCTCTGCCGGGCCGCCGGCTGGTGGGCGCTGCCCTACCCGCTGGCCGAACGGCTGTGCCGGCCGGCGGACGGCTCCACGGCCGGCCTGGTCGTCGCCCCCGGGACCGGGACCGGCGCCGGAAGCGGGCCGACCCCGGCGGCCGCGGTCGCCGGGCTCGGCCCGCGCTGGTCGACAGTGACCCTGGACGGGCGCCGCGGCGTGGCCACGGCCCGCCCGCCGGCGGAGGGGCCCCGGTACGGCGCCTTCGTCGCCGAGCTCGAACTCGAACCGGCTTCCGCCGCCGAGATCGCCGTTGAGACCGGTACCGAGGCCGGTACCGAAGCCGGCGCCGCGGCCACCGCCGACGGCCTCGCGGACGCCGCGCTCGGGCTGGTGCTGCCGGTCTGGACGCTGCTCGGCATGCTCGACCGCGCGCTCGACCTGACCCGGGCGCACGTCCTCGCCCGCCAGCAGTTCGGCCAGCCGCTCGCCCGGTTCCAGGGCGTGCAGTTCCAGCTGACCGACGCCGAGGTCGAGCGGGTCGGGGTCGAGGAGCTGGCCAAGTTCGCGCTGTGGAGCATCCAGGCCGGCCACGGGGACGCCGTCGAGGACGCGCTCGCGCTCCGGCTCGCCGCTCTGGAGGCCGCCGACCTGGTGTTCCGGGTGACCCATCAGCTGCACGGCGCTATGGGCTTCTGCGACGAGACCACGCTGTCGTGGATCTCCCGTTACAGCCAGCCGGTGCGCCGCCATCCGCTGAGCCTGTCGGCGACCCGTGACCACCTGACCCGCCGGATCGGCCGGGCGGGCCTGTCCGGCCCGTTCGCCGGGTCCGGGTCCTGGTCCGCGGCCCGTTCCGGCGCGGGTGCCGGCGCGGGCCTCGGCGAGGAAGGGCAGCCGCGATGA
- a CDS encoding acyl-CoA dehydrogenase family protein, which yields MNTSTEDLTEFRAEVRQWCREHVPADWRRAQTLAGDAEFVAFQQSWFQELRSGGYAVPHWPAEWGGGMSAARQVVLYQELAAHDAPRLVLGFVSIHHAASTLLAAGTAEQRARHLPAILDGEIWVQGFSEPEAGSDLAGLRTTARREGDGFVVDGQKLWASGAAHADWCLLLARTDPAAPKRRGISYFLMDMRSPGLDVRPVRNAAGESHFCEIFLNGVVIPAENLVGPVNQGWQVAQATLSAERGMTMLELAERLGNAGFRWLVEACRGPAPGGGRLVDDPRVQDRLAELETEIAGLRALCLGLVERHEAGTAGPADASVVKLYYSELLQRTMDFAVEVTGLPAHTELRKPASSGWESGAWVLDFIGSWEWTIPGGTSEIQRTIIGERGLGLPREPVVPA from the coding sequence ATGAACACGTCCACCGAGGACCTGACGGAGTTCCGCGCCGAGGTCCGTCAGTGGTGCCGGGAGCACGTGCCGGCCGACTGGCGGCGGGCGCAGACGCTCGCCGGCGACGCGGAGTTCGTGGCCTTCCAGCAGTCCTGGTTCCAGGAGCTGCGCTCGGGTGGCTACGCCGTCCCGCACTGGCCCGCGGAGTGGGGCGGCGGCATGTCGGCCGCCCGGCAGGTGGTGCTCTACCAGGAGCTGGCCGCCCACGACGCGCCGCGGCTGGTGCTCGGCTTCGTCTCCATCCACCACGCCGCCTCGACGCTGCTCGCCGCGGGCACCGCCGAGCAGCGGGCCCGGCACCTGCCGGCGATCCTCGACGGCGAGATCTGGGTGCAGGGCTTCTCCGAGCCGGAGGCCGGCTCCGACCTGGCCGGCCTGCGCACCACCGCGCGCCGCGAGGGTGACGGTTTCGTCGTCGACGGGCAGAAGCTGTGGGCCAGCGGGGCCGCGCACGCCGACTGGTGCCTGCTGCTGGCCCGCACCGATCCCGCCGCGCCCAAGCGGCGCGGGATCTCCTACTTCCTGATGGACATGCGCTCACCCGGGCTGGACGTCCGTCCGGTGCGCAACGCGGCCGGCGAGTCGCACTTCTGCGAGATCTTCCTCAACGGGGTGGTGATCCCGGCGGAGAACCTGGTCGGCCCGGTGAACCAGGGCTGGCAGGTGGCGCAGGCGACGCTCAGCGCCGAGCGGGGGATGACGATGCTCGAACTGGCCGAACGCCTCGGCAACGCCGGGTTCCGCTGGCTGGTCGAGGCCTGCCGCGGGCCGGCGCCCGGCGGGGGGCGGCTCGTCGACGATCCCCGGGTGCAGGACCGCCTCGCCGAGCTGGAGACCGAGATCGCCGGTCTGCGGGCGCTGTGCCTGGGGCTGGTCGAGCGGCACGAGGCCGGCACCGCCGGCCCGGCGGACGCCTCGGTCGTCAAGCTCTACTACAGCGAACTGCTGCAGCGGACGATGGACTTCGCGGTCGAGGTCACCGGGCTGCCGGCGCACACCGAGCTGCGCAAGCCGGCGTCCAGCGGCTGGGAGTCGGGGGCCTGGGTGCTGGACTTCATCGGCTCCTGGGAGTGGACGATCCCCGGCGGCACCAGCGAGATCCAGCGCACGATCATCGGTGAGCGCGGGCTCGGCCTGCCCCGTGAGCCGGTGGTGCCGGCATGA
- a CDS encoding acyl-CoA dehydrogenase family protein, with protein MSAGTGTGDAAGAAGGPQEVDDLRELHRELRDVARDILRKTTGHTGADEAPVPVDWSLLAGSGWLGLEVPEELDGAGATFAEVAVVLHEIGRAAASTGYLGSAVLGVGALRLLAPGAGRDELLGAVAAGDQRLAVALPAGDDVTIPFHLRPAAPGAGGDVRVDGGSGFVLDAVKADQLLLVALDPAGEPVVVRVRLGDPGVTVTGQPVVDETRGLGTVAVDGAVVGAESVWRFGADPAGSVRRLLDRAALAVACDSLGLAEAMLEATVDYAGTRRQFGRPIGSFQAVKHACADMFVRISVGRELLAAGVAAVASDAPDASVAVSRAKSYVGAAAVDVAGQAMQLHGGIGYTWEGGVHVYLKRALLNRALFGGPAAHRARLAARFAEPADDSGTD; from the coding sequence ATGAGCGCCGGAACGGGCACCGGGGATGCCGCGGGCGCCGCGGGCGGGCCGCAGGAGGTGGATGACCTGCGCGAGCTGCACCGCGAGCTGCGTGACGTGGCGCGCGACATCCTGCGCAAGACCACCGGCCACACCGGTGCCGACGAGGCGCCCGTCCCGGTGGACTGGTCGCTGCTGGCCGGCTCCGGCTGGCTGGGGCTGGAGGTGCCCGAGGAGCTCGACGGCGCCGGCGCGACCTTCGCCGAGGTCGCGGTCGTCCTGCACGAGATCGGCCGGGCCGCCGCCAGCACCGGCTATCTCGGCTCGGCCGTGCTCGGGGTCGGCGCGCTGCGCCTGCTCGCGCCCGGCGCCGGCCGGGACGAACTGCTCGGCGCCGTGGCCGCCGGCGACCAGCGCCTCGCCGTCGCGCTGCCAGCCGGCGACGACGTCACCATCCCGTTCCACCTCCGCCCGGCGGCGCCCGGGGCCGGCGGGGATGTACGGGTCGACGGTGGCTCCGGCTTCGTGCTCGACGCGGTCAAGGCCGACCAGCTGCTCCTGGTGGCCCTCGACCCGGCGGGCGAGCCCGTGGTGGTGCGGGTCCGACTGGGTGACCCCGGAGTCACCGTGACCGGGCAGCCGGTGGTCGACGAGACCCGCGGCCTGGGCACCGTCGCGGTGGACGGGGCGGTGGTGGGCGCCGAGTCGGTGTGGCGGTTCGGCGCGGACCCGGCCGGGTCCGTCCGCCGCCTGCTGGACCGCGCGGCGCTGGCCGTGGCCTGCGACAGCCTCGGCCTGGCGGAGGCGATGCTCGAGGCCACCGTCGACTACGCCGGCACCCGGCGGCAGTTCGGACGTCCGATCGGGTCGTTCCAGGCGGTGAAGCACGCCTGCGCCGACATGTTCGTGCGGATCTCGGTGGGCCGGGAGCTGCTCGCGGCGGGCGTGGCGGCGGTGGCATCCGACGCCCCGGACGCCTCGGTGGCGGTGTCGCGGGCGAAGTCCTACGTCGGCGCGGCCGCGGTCGACGTCGCCGGCCAGGCCATGCAGCTGCATGGCGGAATCGGATACACCTGGGAGGGCGGCGTCCACGTCTACCTCAAGCGGGCGCTGCTGAACCGGGCGCTGTTCGGCGGGCCCGCCGCGCACCGTGCCCGCCTCGCCGCGCGCTTCGCCGAGCCGGCGGACGACTCGGGCACCGACTAG
- a CDS encoding amidohydrolase family protein, whose translation MSFSWFVSVDDHLIEPARLWQERLPRRWRDTGPRIVRDGKSEFWVYEDRQIVTTGLNAVAGKTREEFSPEPISYEDMRPGCYEPAARVADMNQGNVLSSILFPSFPRYCGQVFHEAKDKELGLLCVQAWNDFILEEFGAAYPGRFIPMMIIPLWDPVAAAAEIRRTAARGGRSIAFSENPTKLGLPSIHTDFWDPMLEACNETGYVISMHVGSSSNLIRTSPDMPTLAFMAYSAAANQAGTLLDWLFSGIFDRFPNLKIALSEGSIGWIPYFLERAEQVIDKQRFWASRFDIDMNASHERGETKGEAKFNLDTNIRQLFADHVFGTFIEDQAGVRLLDIIGEDNVMLECDYPHSDSTWPDTVKLAGGWLGHLSDEVQHKITIGNAARVYNFTPADPATITL comes from the coding sequence GTGTCGTTCAGCTGGTTCGTTTCGGTCGACGACCACCTCATCGAGCCGGCGCGGCTGTGGCAGGAGCGCCTGCCGCGGCGCTGGCGCGACACCGGGCCCCGCATCGTGCGGGACGGCAAGTCGGAGTTCTGGGTCTACGAGGACCGCCAGATCGTCACCACCGGCCTCAACGCCGTGGCGGGCAAGACCCGCGAGGAGTTCTCGCCGGAGCCGATCTCGTACGAGGACATGCGGCCCGGCTGCTACGAGCCCGCGGCCCGGGTGGCGGACATGAACCAGGGCAACGTGCTGTCCTCGATCCTGTTCCCGTCGTTCCCGCGCTACTGCGGCCAGGTCTTCCACGAGGCCAAGGACAAGGAGCTCGGGCTGCTCTGCGTGCAGGCGTGGAACGACTTCATCCTGGAGGAGTTCGGCGCGGCCTACCCCGGCCGCTTCATCCCCATGATGATCATCCCGCTGTGGGACCCGGTGGCCGCGGCGGCCGAGATCCGGCGGACGGCGGCGCGCGGCGGCCGGTCGATCGCCTTCTCGGAGAACCCGACCAAGCTCGGGCTCCCGTCGATCCACACCGACTTCTGGGACCCGATGCTCGAGGCCTGCAACGAGACCGGCTATGTGATCTCGATGCACGTCGGGTCGTCGTCCAACCTGATCCGCACCTCGCCGGACATGCCGACGCTGGCCTTCATGGCCTACTCGGCGGCGGCGAACCAGGCCGGCACGTTGCTGGACTGGCTGTTCAGTGGCATCTTCGACCGGTTCCCGAACCTCAAGATCGCTCTTTCCGAAGGCTCGATCGGCTGGATTCCGTACTTCCTGGAGCGGGCCGAACAGGTCATCGACAAGCAGCGGTTCTGGGCGTCCCGGTTCGACATCGACATGAACGCCTCGCACGAGCGCGGCGAGACCAAGGGCGAGGCGAAGTTCAACCTCGACACCAACATTCGCCAGCTCTTCGCCGACCATGTCTTCGGCACCTTCATCGAGGATCAGGCCGGCGTCCGTCTGCTCGACATCATCGGCGAGGACAATGTGATGCTCGAGTGCGACTATCCGCACTCGGACTCCACCTGGCCGGACACCGTGAAGCTGGCCGGCGGCTGGCTCGGGCACCTCTCCGACGAGGTCCAGCACAAAATCACGATCGGAAACGCCGCGCGCGTCTACAACTTCACGCCCGCGGACCCGGCAACCATCACGCTCTGA
- a CDS encoding aromatic ring-hydroxylating oxygenase subunit alpha, which produces MDREAFDHELVRRLIDHIENRTTDQAESVLEVSTDIYSAEYHREEVEALFLDQPIVLSLSGALVGPDSYRTVDILGTPILLTRDATGQVRALANVCRHRGVRLVDGAGKAARFSCPFHSWSYDNTGRLVGVPSAEYFDGMCLADKGLVELPVAEGYGLIVGRLRPGQPLDIDDYLGPRLAGELEMLDFAGWEQHSEPHPHEVTANWKVTLDTFRENYHFNYLHRKTLRTYAYGGVLTFDPLGRHLRNASALRSIDALRDTPESEWGDVTQHFSPQYSLFPNTCLTFDSRHVELWQILPVDSTTSRVLHSVYLRPGLSAEERTKAVDMAPWICETVVDGEDFWVAGRTEPGLRAGIVDTVVFGRNEPAPQHLHRGFTETIRAYRERRAAPAGGK; this is translated from the coding sequence GTGGACCGAGAGGCTTTCGACCACGAGCTGGTGCGCCGGCTGATCGACCACATCGAGAACCGGACCACCGACCAGGCGGAGTCGGTCCTCGAGGTGTCGACGGACATCTACTCGGCCGAGTACCACCGCGAGGAGGTCGAGGCGCTCTTCCTCGACCAGCCGATCGTGCTGAGCCTCTCCGGCGCCCTGGTCGGACCGGACTCCTACCGCACGGTCGACATCCTCGGGACGCCGATCCTGCTGACCAGGGACGCCACGGGCCAGGTGCGGGCGCTGGCGAACGTCTGCCGGCACCGCGGCGTGCGGCTCGTCGACGGCGCGGGCAAGGCCGCGCGGTTCAGCTGCCCGTTCCACTCCTGGAGCTACGACAACACGGGCCGGTTGGTCGGGGTGCCCTCGGCCGAGTACTTCGACGGGATGTGCCTGGCGGACAAGGGCCTCGTCGAGCTCCCGGTCGCCGAGGGCTACGGGCTCATCGTCGGGCGGCTGCGCCCCGGCCAGCCGCTCGACATCGACGACTACCTCGGCCCGCGGCTGGCCGGCGAGCTGGAGATGCTCGACTTCGCGGGCTGGGAGCAGCACAGCGAGCCGCACCCGCACGAGGTCACCGCGAACTGGAAGGTCACCCTCGACACCTTCCGGGAGAACTACCACTTCAACTACCTGCACCGGAAGACGCTGCGCACCTACGCCTACGGCGGGGTGCTGACCTTCGACCCGCTGGGGCGGCACCTGCGCAACGCCTCGGCGCTGCGTTCCATCGACGCGCTGCGCGACACCCCGGAAAGCGAGTGGGGAGATGTGACGCAGCACTTCAGCCCGCAGTACTCGCTGTTCCCCAACACCTGTCTGACTTTCGACAGCCGGCACGTCGAGCTGTGGCAGATCCTGCCCGTCGACAGCACCACGTCGCGGGTCCTGCACTCGGTCTACCTGCGTCCCGGGCTGTCCGCCGAGGAGCGGACCAAGGCCGTCGACATGGCACCGTGGATCTGCGAGACGGTGGTGGACGGCGAGGACTTCTGGGTCGCCGGCCGCACGGAGCCCGGCCTGCGGGCCGGGATCGTCGACACGGTGGTGTTCGGGCGCAACGAGCCGGCTCCACAGCACCTGCACCGGGGCTTCACCGAGACGATCCGGGCGTACCGGGAGCGCCGGGCCGCGCCGGCCGGCGGGAAGTGA
- a CDS encoding nuclear transport factor 2 family protein, translating to MSAEEAEEKDPVAIVEELARRFLAADAAGAFALFDPEIRMQQPASLPHGGWYEGHAGARRMGVEFGRYWTRVISPPRISGCGDLVVQLTTQTWTATSTGRSATVDVVELITVTAGLVREIRVFQQDTHLLLGTLDRPGASGAR from the coding sequence GTGAGCGCCGAGGAGGCCGAGGAGAAGGACCCCGTCGCGATCGTCGAGGAGCTGGCGCGGCGGTTCCTGGCCGCCGACGCGGCCGGGGCGTTCGCGCTGTTCGACCCGGAGATCCGGATGCAGCAGCCCGCGTCCCTGCCGCACGGCGGCTGGTACGAGGGCCACGCCGGCGCGCGCCGGATGGGCGTCGAGTTCGGCCGGTACTGGACCCGGGTGATCAGCCCACCCAGGATCTCCGGATGCGGTGACCTGGTCGTCCAGCTGACCACACAGACCTGGACGGCGACGTCCACCGGCCGCTCGGCGACGGTCGACGTCGTCGAGCTGATCACGGTGACGGCCGGGCTGGTCCGCGAGATCCGGGTTTTCCAGCAGGACACCCATCTGCTGCTCGGGACACTCGACCGGCCCGGGGCATCTGGCGCCCGCTGA